A window from Musa acuminata AAA Group cultivar baxijiao chromosome BXJ3-10, Cavendish_Baxijiao_AAA, whole genome shotgun sequence encodes these proteins:
- the LOC135650472 gene encoding protein FLX-like 1: MAGRGRPAHALPVRGSPPSLLGRPPPRAAIHPADEPLLVRRAPVPSSILALEDRLAAQHRQIQVLLVDNQQLAASHVALKQDLSASKHELRLAAASAAETKAAKDAEVREVYERSLKAEAEARALEGMRAELAQVRSDVQSLGAVRHELVEQLQGLKGQLSSARAEHKQADTVMAEIEIMRKEIQKGRAAIEFEKKVHADNTEQSQIMENNMVLMAREIEKLHAELANTEKKAQVAAAASANSGSGYAGTYGNPGMAYAANFSGPHNFHQVQRTVDNDPQFGSSAVPHGQYDIQQTYARR; the protein is encoded by the exons ATGGCCGGAAGGGGCCGCCCCGCCCATGCCTTACCGGTCCGAGGCTCACCGCCTTCACTCCTTGGCCGCCCCCCGCCTCGTGCTGCCATTCACCCCGCCGATGAGCCCCTTCTAGTCCGCCGCGCCCCAGTCCCCTCCTCGATTCTCGCCCTCGAGGACCGGCTCGCCGCTCAGCACCGGCAGATCCAGGTGCTCCTCGTCGACAACCAGCAGCTCGCCGCTTCTCATGTTGCGCTCAAGCAGGATCTCAGTGCGTCCAAGCACGAACTCCGTCTCGCCGCCGCCTCGGCAGCCGAGACCAAGGCTGCAAAGGACGCCGAGGTACGCGAGGTCTATGAGCGATCGCtcaaggcggaggcggaggcgcggGCGTTAGAGGGGATGCGGGCCGAATTGGCGCAGGTGCGATCCGATGTCCAGAGTCTGGGAGCCGTGAGGCATGAGCTCGTTGAGCAGCTGCAGGGGCTCAAAGGGCAACTGTCGAGTGCTCGAGCGGAGCACAAGCAGGCGGACACAGTCATGGCTGAGATAGAGATCATGCGCAAGGAGATCCAAAAGGGCAG GGCTGCAATAGAATTTGAGAAGAAGGTACATGCTGATAACACCGAACAGAGTCAGATAATGGAAAATAATATGGTGTTGATGGCTCGTGAGATTGAAAAATTACATGCTGAACTTGCCAACACGGAGAAGAAAGCACAAGTAGCGGCTGCGGCCTCAGCTAACTCAG GTTCAGGATATGCTGGAACTTATGGAAACCCAGGGATGGCTTATGCAGCGAATTTTTCTGGCCCACATAATTTCCACCAG